aaatcctttcttaaatgtggagacgaaAACTGCCCGCAGtattccaagtgcagtctcaccaaaggccTGTACACTTTTAGCAAGccttctttattcctgcactccaatccacttgcaataaaggccaacatacccatttgccttcctaatagcttgccgcacctgcatgtgaactttctgcgttccttgtacgagtacccccaaatcTCCCTGAACATCAAaacttatcagtttcacaccttttaaaaatattctgcttttctaattttaCGACCAAGGTGAACAACGTCACACTTCGCTGCATGACaccccatttgccatcttgttgcctactgacttagcctgtctatatctcttttcagccaCTATATGTCCTCCCTGCAGGTTACCTttgcactgagctttgtatcatcagcaaacttaggtacattactttgtctcttcatccaaatcattaatatagagtgtaaatagctgagggcccagcactgatccttgcggtaccccactattcactggttactaacttgaaaatgcctcattgtGCCCACTACCTgcgtcctgtctgttaaccaattctctatccacacaaatatattacccccaacactatgagccATTATCTCACCTATtcatcttttatgtggcacattatcgaatgccttttgtaaatacaggtataatacatctactggttctcttttatctatcttactagttacatcctcaaaaactctaataaatttgccaaacagcATTTCCCTTtagcaaaaccatgctgacttgttctaatcatgcaATGCTTTTCCATGTGCCATGTTAATACTTCTTTAACTATAGTTTCCATCATCTTCCCagcaactgatgtcaggctcactgtcctgtccctgttttttctctacctcctgTCTTGAAAAGTGGTGGAACATTCGCCAACTTCCAATCTGTCTCAACCATTTCTGAATTTAAGGAATTCTGGTCAAtcatggccagtgcatctgctatctcTGCTTCTATCCCATTTAATATccaagggtgtaggccatctggccctggggacttgtcagatttgactccctcaaatttcttcaatactttttctcggctgatatcaatatcctttagTTGATCACTCTTTTTATCCccgaggttactgcctatttcgagGATGGAACTTGTGCTTTCGACTGTGaatacagaaacaaaatatttgttcaatgcctctgaaaTTTACTCATTCatgatgatgatttctcctgtctctgcctctaagagaccaacgtctactttagctcttCTCAtcctcttttatttatttatttttgttagtttgtgggatgtgcgagtcgctgtcaaggccagcatttgctgcccattcctaattgcccttgacaactgatcgGCTTGCGAGGcagtttcagagggcattttaagaatcaatcacattgctgaggatctggagtcacatgttggccagaccaggtaagcatggcagatttccttcccagaaggacattcgtgaaccagatgagctttttacaataatcgacattggtttcatgttcaccattagactagcttttaattttatacttattaattgaattcaaatttcaccatctgccatggtgggatatgaacccatgtcctcagagctttagcctgggctctggattatgtacttataaaagctcttacaacctGCTGTTATATTGTTGGCTAATTTACTCTCatgctatttttttcctttttttatttatttaatcgactttttggtggccttttgctggttttcaaaacactcccaatcttcagacttgctactatatcttgcaacattgtaagcctcttcttttagcatAATACAACCTTTAACTTCGTACATGAACCATGGATGGgcctttcttgacgagtttttgtttgtGAACGGAatgttctcttggccagtctggacatagcagtggaagccttacccatgcgcttgttgacttctgcatctagagacaggttactggtgatagttgagcctaggtaggggaactcttgaacctcttccagagcgtggtcgccaatattgatggatggagaatttctgacgtcctgccccatgatgttcgttttcttgtgtACTTGTGttaaaccctttgaattgtttctttaaatgtttcccactgttcatttaccgccatacctccaGCCTATTTAccaaattaaccttagccagtccgCCCCTCATAccatcgtaattggctttgtttaagtttaagattcttgtttgtgattcttctttgggcctccttatctcgagagacaatggatacgcgccaggaggtggtcagtggtttgtgaagcagcgcctggagcggctataaaggccaattctggagtgacaggctcttccacaggtgctgcagagaaatttgtttgtcggggctgttgcacagttggctctccccttgcgcctctgtcttttttcctgccaactactaagtctcttcgactcgccacaatttagccctgtctttatggctgcccgccagctctcgcgaatgctggcaactgactcccacgacttgtgatcaatgtcacacgatttcatgtcgcgtttgcagacgtctttatagcggagacatggacggccggtgagtctgataccagtggcgatctcgctgtacaatgtgtctttggggatcctgccatcttccatgcggctcacatggccaagccatctcaagcgccactgactcagtagtgggtacaagctggggatgttggccacctcgaggaattctgtgttggagatacgctcctgccacctgatgccaagtattctccagaggcagcgaagatggaatgaattgagacgtcgctcttggctggcatacgttgtccaggcctcgctgccatagagcaaggtactgaggacacaggcctgatacactcggacttttgtgttccgtgtcagtgcgccattttcccacactcacttggccagtctggacatagcagtggaagccttacccatgcgcttgctgatttctgcatctagagaaaggttactggtgatagttgagcctaggtaggtgaactcttgaaccacttccagagcgtggtcgccaatattgatggatggagcatttctgatgtcctgccccatgatgttcgttttcttgaggctgatggttaggccaaattcattgcaggcagccgcaaacctgtcaatgagactctacaggcactcttcagtgtgagatgttaaagcagcatcgtcagcaaagaggacttctctgatgaggactttccgtactttggacttcgctcttagacgggcaagggtgaacaacctaccccctgatcttgtgtggaggaaaattccttcttcagaggatttgaacgcatgtgaaagcagcagggagaagaaaatcccaaaaagtgtgggtgcgagaacacagccctgtttcacaccactcaggatacgaaagggctctgatgatgagccaccatgttgaattgtgcctttcatattgtcatggaatgaggtgatgatacttagtagctttggtggacatccaatcttttctagtagtctgaagagaccacgtctgctgacgaggtcaaagtctttggtgagatcaatgaaagcaatgtagaggggcatctgttgttcatggcatttctcctgtatctgacggagggagaacagcatgtcaatggtcgatctctctgcacgaaagccacactgtgcctcagggtagacgcgctcggccagcttctggagcctgttcagagcgactcgagcaaagactttccccactatgctgagcagggagattccacggtagttgttgcagtcaccgcggtcaccttagtttttatagagggtgatgatattggcatcgcgcatgtcctggggtactgctccctcgtcccaacacaggcatagcagttcatgtagtgctgagagtatagcaggctaggcactcttgattatttcaggggtaatgctgtccttcccaggggcttttctgctggctagagaatcaatggcatcactgagttccgatttggttggctgtatgtccagctcatccatgactggtagaggctgggctgcattgagggcagtctcagtgacagcattctccctggagtacagttctaggcagtgctcaacccagcggtccatttgtttgcgttggtcagtgattgaaaTATGTCATTTTCAAGCTTAACATAAAAGTCAATGGTAATATCATCACTATTTCCAAGTGaatcttttactgtgacattgcttattaaccctgcttaatTATGCAGCGGGAGATCTAAAATCACTTTACCCTCgtcggttctacaacgtattgctccaagaaactggcacgacaacattctacaaactcatcttcctgaccacttttgccaatttgattgttccagtctatatgcagatcaaagtcccccacaattaatacatttccttttttacatgctccactaATTTCCCGTTTGATGTTTTGTTCAATAATATAACGACTGCTggggggcctgtaaattactctCACCAGTTGTTTccagactcctgctattcctaatttcacccaaactgattccacttcATGACCTTCTGATGCCAGGTTCCTTCTTATTAATGTTGTTATATCATTTTGTtggtctctccgaaatattgtgtaccctgtaaTATTAATtttccaaccttgatctccttgtaaccatgtctcggtaatagcaattagatctagatcatttaccaccATTTGTGCTAATGGGCCATCTATACtgttacagatgcttcgtgcattcagttaAAGgagctttactttcattttttatcTCTAttgcctgcaatgaccttatttaccgatgtacaatttttgttcaactctctgtcccttcttgtcctatctttttgGGAGTTACCCGCATCACTATTCTGTTCCGATGCCCTGACTTCTCTCTTTGGATTTCAAAATGTTCCTGTATCCAAACCGTCCCCCCTCCCCTTGTTAGTGTTACGTCCTTTCCACAGCCCTacttatgcgattggccaggacactggttccagcctggttcaagtgaagccgATCCCAACGGAATAACTCCCTCTTCCTTGACTACTGATGCCATTGCCCCAAGAATAGAACCCCCTTTTTTCCCACACCACTCTAAGCCaggcatttagttctctaatctgattGACCCTGTGCCTgtttgcatgtggctcagataacaacccagagatgattacctattatgttctgcgttttagtttggaccctaactcctcaaattctctaatcaGAACACCATTTCTGcttctacctatgccattggttcccacatggaccaccacaactggatcttcccgctcccactccaggttgctctccagccacgaggagatgtccttaatcctggcaCCTTGCAGGCAATACAGTCGTCAGAGCTCTCGGTcgctgctgcagagaacagtatctatcgccctgtctatactgtctcctatcactgccACATTTCTcttcactaccccccccccccctttggtaTGGCAACTTCCACCATAGTGCCATGGCCAGTCCGCTTATCCgttttgcagtccttctcttcacagGTATCAAAGACCTCGTATCTGAGGACAAGGTCGGGGGCTGTGGTTCCTTCATCACTACATGTTGAATCCCCCTACCTGCTTCACTCACAGTCGCATTCTCCTGTCCCTGATTAATGGCCATCTCTAATGATCTCTCTACTataaggggtgtgactgcttcatggaacaaaatgtccagataACTCTTCCTCTCCCAgatgctccgcaatgtctgcaactcagtctccagctcagcaattctgagctggcGTCGTGCAATCTGCAGACACAAACTGCAAACATGGTTATCAGGAatcgcagtgcattccacacatgcTGCAGCTGCAGAACACTACCCATCTTGCCATCTCTGTGCAACCTTAGATTTAATTAGCCAATATGTTAATAATTCAAGGCTGAAGTAAAGGAAAGTTGCACTCACGTACCTTGGAGGCAAAGGAAGAAAACGCAGcagctgctggaggctgaaaaTGATCGAGAAAGGAGCCCCACTTCCACCCACTGTCCcgaattcccacatgcagcaacttTCCAAATTCAGTCTGGATATGTCTCCCTCAGGAAAATACCTAATTTCACTCTGTTCCCTCACTGTAATCTATCTGCCATGCTTATGTGACCCTactccccttacccaacaaaagtcTATCCATCTCCATTGGTTACAAAAATTGGCAAATTGTCCAGTGTGTTTGAAGACATGAGTAGAAAGCCATCAAGGACCCTGGGCCGAAGTCTGAGTTATTTCGTGGACCACTTCATATATGCTCCATCTGGGACTGAGTTCTGTTGATGTCAATGGAGAGAAATATCAGGTGGAGAGTATAATGGGGGACCAATACAATACCGTACACTTTAGCATCAGTGACCAGCTTTTACTCCAGGTAGAGCCTAGTGCACTGTAGGCAGGTTATCGGGAAAGTGCAGCTGTATTTCCATGCTGGTTAAAAATATCTCTTCAGGACTTTATGTGTTATTAAAACTATGAACCTTTGATTTGGATTAGAAATATTTCAGCTTCCTTTATGTGTCCTAATCGTCTCAAACTATTGTTTTTCTTGTAGTTCCTTACAGTAAAAGTGCCACAGTTCGTGAGTCCTTCACTGTTGTTGTTGGGAATGAGGTGCTGCTTCCGTGTCAGATACTAACAAACAACACAAAGTTGACGCAGCTTTCCTGGAAAAAAGCGTCGGAGGAGAAGCCCTTTGTGGTATACAACCCTTGGTTGGGGATAAAATTCTCAAATGAATGGTACTCCAGACGCATAGTTTTCAGAAACCATTCTCTGAAGGACGGATCAATCATAATGAAGGCTTTGGATATACAGGATGAGGGAAATAATTCATGCCAGCTCATATTATACCCTCATGGAATACAAACTAAAATAATAAGTTTAACGGTTCTGGGTATGTATTACCTATGGTGCAGTGGTCATGTGAAGATTTATCTGTGGGAATGGAATATCCATGCGGAGAGGGAGTTGGGGTGAATCTTAGATTGTGTAGCTGGGTATGTTCCCCTGCAACTGCCATCAACAATAAGTGTTGCATATTCTCATTTATTTATCCTGCTCACATTCTAGCTCCTAATGCTTTTTAACACACAACGCATAGTTATTAATCAGATAATTAGTTATTGTTTGCTTTGTGGTTACGAGTTAACATTTAAAACATTCAGGCACATATACGTCGATACACAGTGGGTtgatagatatatagatatatagattgatagatggatagataggtagatagatagtaaGGTGCATCAAAGTCGCCCTCCACTATCATGATCGTGATATTATGCAATGTTTTTAGAGTTGTTGACTAATCGTAACAAtctatctctatcaattagtctgcaaTAGGCACAGAAATGAGATGAGGAAACCCCTGAGTGCTGTAGAGGTGTGGGGAACTATTGGTTCAAAAGCCACTGTTGATCCCAATCATGGTACACCTATCCCATGGAACAATCACTGTTATCAGCCGGTACAAAATGGCTCCGAGTAGCTCCAATAATGGTCAAAAGGTGGCATGCGTTATATCCCATTCAGCATTAAACATCACAGAGAATCTCACAGTAGAATTACCAATCCTCTGTATGTGCAGCATTCAAAGACAAATAATGATGTGATCCAATTCTAAGCGCAATATAATGGAGCAGCAAGGCAGTCAAACAAGACACGTATTGAAAATGGCTCATTGAGTGAGTTGAAATTTTCTAGATGTCTTTGATGACAGTATTTCTGGGCGATTTAATGTGACTGGTTTTGATTGCCATTCCTCTATTTGCGAACTCCAACTGAATACATATAATAAGTCCTAAATCACTATATTCTTTGGTGCTTCAGTTTTAAGGAAGCTTACATTCTTTTAATAATGTGAACATTAAATGACTTGTGTACGGTAATTCTGAATCATTTTAACTTTGAATGATAACCCTGCTTGGgacgtgaaagttgctatataaatgcaacctgTTGTTGCCTTGCAAAATTGACGCCATCGCATGAgcatgaacggctataaactgagagaggggaatatgcaacgaggcctggtgtcactgaaggtaagcataaaGGTGCAatagtggtaaaaaaggcaaatggtatgttggccttcatagcgagaggattcgagtacaggagcagggatgtcttgctgcaattatacagggccttggtgaggccatacctggaatattgtgtgcagttttggtctgcttatctgaggaaggatgttctttctatagagggagtgcagcaaaggtttaccagaatgattcctgggatggcgggactgacgtatgaggacagattgagtgtgGTTAGGATTATATATgccggagttcggaagagtgaggggggcatctcatagaaacatatacaattctaacaggacttgacagggtaaatgcaggaagaatactcccgatggcgggggagtccagaactaggggtcatagtctaagggtatgGCATAAACATTTCAGTACTGTGAtgcggagaaattacttcacacaaagagtgttgagcctgtggaatttgctaccacagaaagcagttgaggccaaaaaatgttatgttttccagaaggagtttgatatagctcttgggatgaaagggatcaaagggtatggggcaaaagcaggaaccggttactgagttggatgatcagccatgatcataatgaatggtggagtaggctcgaagggccgaatggctactcgtgcttctattttctatgtttctacgtttcgATGATCAAAGTTACAATTATCAGGACTAGTGTGAAAATAATGAATTAGGAATTGAATCTTGAATTAATTATATCTCTGTTGTACATCCACATGAATTCCTTCCTGATTGAGGTTCCCTTGTTGAATGCAAATTACATCTGCCACCAAGAATGACAATTAACCTTGGGAGAGACGCGGTGACACAACAATTTATGCTCACACTAGATTTAACGAACTTACTACATAACATATCCCTGTGCTTAGATTCCTGTTTTGAATTACAATGTACGTATTTTTTTCAAATGTATTTCCCCAGATGATCCTGAAGATGTAAACAAGATCCATATCATCATAATAGTTGCTGTTATTATATGTGTTGTTGTAATTGTGTTGACCCTGACGTTAACGTGGAGGAAGAGACGAATTGAAATGAAACAGTCCAGAAACTAACTCTATATATTGCATAGGAAGACAAGTAACTCGAATACAATTTTTAACCGGCGTTAGTGCATTGGCCTCCTGTCACAGGCGGACTTTGATAGACCTTGGCTCCAGGctgggtcagctgtggctcagttagtagcacgatCACCTCTGAATCACCGGATTTCAGGTTCATGTCCTACTCTAGGGGCTTGAGCACAGAAATCGAGGCTCgacactccagtactgagggagcactgcactgccagagttgGTGTCTTTGTGATGAAACAATAAACAGAGGCACCCTCTGCCTGCttgagtgggtgtaaaagatcccaaggtactATTTTGAAAAGCAGCGACGTGCTCCCTGGTGTACTGGTCATTATTTATCCCTTAAACAGCATCACAAAAAAGCAGCttgtctggtcattaacacattagtgttgggggagcttgctgtgcacacactggctGCCGCCTTTCCGGCTTTATAACAGTGACATTTCTAAAAAAGTACAGTAAAGCGCTTTGAGAAttttggtggtcgtgaaaggcaccacATAAGTGCAAGTGTTCCCCTTGTTTCAATGGAATTGATTATCAGGCAGTGTGCATAGTTAATGGTCAATCTGATACCCCTAGTTTGCAGCTCGCCTGGGATAAATGTCTACCCTGTATATCTGCAGGATTGTGAAATCTTGGTGACTTTGACAGGGAATGAATGGTATCCATTCACAGAAACATTAGTTATTAAGTAAACCACATTTATCAAAGAGGGAATGGGGATAAAAGAGAGATTCGACACAAAGCACAATCGTATGAAATGTGAATATTTTGACTGTATCCGTTCGAAAATTTTAGATTAATCATAACAACGTATTCTCTTCATCCAAATTCACAGAAATTGATGTTCACCAAGATGCCAACAACTCCCAAACTCAGGTAAGTTAAATGCAAAGTTTATGTTGCCAGTTCAATTCTCGTCTATTGTCCCATTTGATTGGAACTTTTTGGTGTAGATTGTTATCATAATTCCTGGATATTTAGCATTGACTGGAAAGAGGGCAGAAATGAAAACCAGACGTGGATTACATGGGATTTTCTTTTGCCTAAATTCAATGGAGGGAATAGCAGAAGGTTCTTTTACAGGGTTGTCATGGGCCCAAACAGTTTTTTCTCTGTGCTCTTATACAGACGATGCTTCACACTCAAGTGCAAACGTCCAAAATATACCCGGGTTCAACATAAAATTTCATACATATGCACCTTGTAGGGTTAGAACGCGAATCTTTAATTATAAACGATGAGAAATGAGTTATGTCGCTCAAACTTTGTGCTGAGGGAAAATGCGATTGATTGATTCTAATAGGACAATTAATATGATTTCCCATTTCTCTTGTGCCCCCTTGGGTTCCTGCATTTAGATCTCGGGCTGAATTTTGCCGGCACTCCGACATCGGGGCTCGTGACGGGGAATGGGTAGGGGTGCAGAAAATACTTCcgtgagaggcccgccatgggcctcgacgccgggaaagcCCCACCCCGTTTTGCCGGGGAGTGACAGGACAAATaattatttacttatttatttatagatacagcactgaaacaggccctttggcccaacgagtctgtgccaacaTGAAAGGATTGTTTTTTGGGAGTGGGCAAATGGGATTGGAACTGTGTATAAAATGTTATTTTGATTTCTTCGTGAACCCGCCGCTTTAAAAATGTAAACGCAAGTGAAGGGCTTGAAgacatttaaaaatggcgctggcgcttgAGTAGTGgggccagacgccattgccgtggTTAGTACGCCCGTCCTCTGTTCGTCATTGAGGATGGGTTGTCCACCCGCTGCATCTTAATCAGCCGCTGGGGAAATATCGCGGCAGCGGCAGAGTGCACGTCTCGCGCGTGCGCAGTGTATTTTTTGATGCAAGCTGCCTTTGCAGGGCGATCAGTTATTAAAATTCAATCCCGAGTCTAAAATCGAAGGTCGAGATTTTCCCAACGGAAGGCTTGTTGGGAAACTGAGTCCATTTATGTCAATGGATGGAAAGTCGCTGACAGCAGTTTTCCGATAAGCCACACGAAGTTCAGAAAGTCCAGTTCATAACAAGATAATGGCATGGACAGCACATCAGTCCAATGAACAGAATATCGAGCGCTCCTGGGTGACTGTGCCTGTTTTGAGCTGGCGCCAAGATGAATTGCTGGCCGGTTATTTGTCTCTTTCAAGCACTTGACCGATGCCATGTGGGTTTCTGACAATTTGTGCTGTTATTTCAAGTGACCTGTGCCCTTACTGGTCTGAAATATAAGTTTGAAAACTTACTTTCTCTCCCCACAGAAGGAACAAACGATTGATTATGCTTCGCTCCATTTTAATGTACCGGTGAACCATATTTCTGGCCAAAGAGAAGACAGAACGGTATACGCAGATGTCAAGTACAGCCAGATTTAACTAGATTTAATTTCGCTCCATTTCCTCAAATGGAATCGACTTGAAAATGCTGTGCAACGCATGTGCAGTAATGTCAAACCACCATGTGTTTTCATGTTAATACTTGAGCATGCGATAAATCCAGTATCAACTCGGCTTGTTCATTCCGGCTCCTGTGCCTCAGGCTACTGGATCACATGGGAAAAATGCAGTAAAGTAGGGTGAGACTGAGCGCACCTCCTGATAGAC
This window of the Heterodontus francisci isolate sHetFra1 chromosome 39, sHetFra1.hap1, whole genome shotgun sequence genome carries:
- the LOC137352917 gene encoding nectin-1-like, encoding MLARPVPYSKSATVRESFTVVVGNEVLLPCQILTNNTKLTQLSWKKASEEKPFVVYNPWLGIKFSNEWYSRRIVFRNHSLKDGSIIMKALDIQDEGNNSCQLILYPHGIQTKIISLTVLEIDVHQDANNSQTQKEQTIDYASLHFNVPVNHISGQREDRTVYADVKYSQI